aatgaaattttcaaaactatttttaaaatttttgtgtGCGGGGGAGGGGGGCTGGTGGGGtgggtaaaaaaataaaattttcaaatgtgaaatagtttgaaaaataaaatttaattttttttgtgtgtggagGGGGGGACTGGTGGTGATAGAGGGGTCGGGGTAGGGgtggggtaaaaaaaaaaaacttacaaaatttgaaatatttttcaaaaataaatttttaaatttttttgtgggGCGGGAGGGGGAAGGGGCCGGGGGTCGTTGAGGATGGGGGTTGGGGCTGGTATGGGGAAGGGGCAGGGTGgggtaaaaaaatgaaaattttaaattttgaaatattttctaaaaaaaagtaaagtttttaatttttttgggagTAGGTGGTCGGGATAAAGATGggtaaaaaattgaaattttcaaaaagtaaaatatttttcaaaaataaatttttaattattttttaaaaaagaaattttaattttttttggggggagaGGGAGTTTGTGATAAGGGTGGGGTAAGAAGAAAACATTGTAATTTGAGCTTGGACAaagttttggaaaatattttccttaatttttgaaagaaagtcatttttcataaatttgaaaaaaatgagttgatttgaaatacattttccaaaatatttaaacTAACCAAACATAATAAAATTGGAAACTTACCAAACAAACTCTaagagataaaaaataattgtaacaataaatagataatttttttatattctacTCGGGATTTCTTCCAACTTTGCAATTGCGTGCTTCTTacaattaaattaatattaacATTTTACATCGCCTTTCATCAGATCTTTTTATGTATGTAGGTATGTATCTCCTTCATCTTTTGTTTGCTCAGTTCGTTTGGTTCTTCATTTAATCGGTcgaatttatttcctttttattcATCTTCGGTATGTTTTCGTATTTGAGCCAACTGAATTTGGGgatttttgcttctttttttggGGCCTGCTATTCTGATGGAACTAAATCACTAATTACACACCAGACAACTCtgccttctttttattttttcacgtTTGTTAATTTTGAATCTTTCTTTCATCAACAATCTGGTAAATACattaatttctttttccttcttttggtgGAGTAATACGAATATATGTTCTTGAAGTTTTTTAATACTTGTtaaaattctagaaaatttGTAATTGTAcaacttctttaattttttgacTTTAGAGTTCTTACCAAGTAAAATGGGAAGATCAAAAATCAAAGTGGAACTTATTCAAGATCACAAGAAGAGGATGACAACTTTAGTGAAACGGAAGGCTGGCTTAGTCAAGAAAATCTCCCAACTCTCAATACTTTGTAACATCAaagcatgcatgatcatatatgAAGGAAATAATCATCAACATGATCAAATCTGGCCAAATGATCCAAATGAAGTTAAGGAGCTAATAAATCTCTACAAAAACCAACCATTCCAAGGCCGGAGCAAAAGGGACAAGACCTTGTCCAACTACTTTGAAGATGATCAAAAGAAAAAGGTTGATATCGTACCAAAAAAGTATCCCACTTGGGATTCAagatttgactatttatctgAAAAAGAATTGCAGAATCTTGTTGGACTTCTTGAGAAAAAGATGGAGAATGCAAAAGGAAAAGTTGAATTCttgaaaaacaagaaaattcaaGATTCAAATATTGCAAGTTCTCTTTCTCATCAAGAAATATGGGACTTCCCTGAGCTCTTGAACGACAACAACTTGACGAACCAAACTACTCTGTGGCCTATTTCTTATGTGAATCCTTTTACCGATTACAACAACTTCTTTCAAGCAAATATTCCAATTATTGGTGTGAATTCAATGGCAGAGGGTATGGATAATGGGCTTCTTACTATCGAGGACTATCAATTTTGCAATGCAAATTATTCTACGATGATTGAGGCAGAAAACTGGTTGGCAAATGATGAAAGTGGTTCAAGTTTGACAATGCAGCCTATGGGGAATAATGATGGGGTTGGTTCAACTTCAactatgcaacctatgaatcaGTACCCTTTCATATACAATGACTCTACTCATGATATGCCTTATGGATTCCtctagattttatttttgatcatcagtatatatatatttagcaGTTCCTCGCTGTTGGAGTAAACAAATTAGGAACTGTTTTTTTGTTAGATTAAATGTGGCttgtaa
This region of Solanum dulcamara chromosome 9, daSolDulc1.2, whole genome shotgun sequence genomic DNA includes:
- the LOC129903905 gene encoding agamous-like MADS-box protein AGL17 isoform X2 — protein: MGRSKIKVELIQDHKKRMTTLVKRKAGLVKKISQLSILCNIKACMIIYEGNNHQHDQIWPNDPNEVKELINLYKNQPFQGRSKRDKTLSNYFEDDQKKKVDIVPKKYPTWDSRFDYLSEKELQNLVGLLEKKMENAKGKVEFLKNKKIQDSNIASSLSHQEIWDFPELLNDNNLTNQTTLWPISYVNPFTDYNNFFQANIPIIGVNSMAEGMDNGLLTIEDYQFCNANYSTMIEAENWLANDESGSSLTMQPMGNNDGVGSTSTMQPMNQYPFIYNDSTHDMPYGFL
- the LOC129903905 gene encoding agamous-like MADS-box protein AGL103 isoform X1, with product MYVEFLPSKMGRSKIKVELIQDHKKRMTTLVKRKAGLVKKISQLSILCNIKACMIIYEGNNHQHDQIWPNDPNEVKELINLYKNQPFQGRSKRDKTLSNYFEDDQKKKVDIVPKKYPTWDSRFDYLSEKELQNLVGLLEKKMENAKGKVEFLKNKKIQDSNIASSLSHQEIWDFPELLNDNNLTNQTTLWPISYVNPFTDYNNFFQANIPIIGVNSMAEGMDNGLLTIEDYQFCNANYSTMIEAENWLANDESGSSLTMQPMGNNDGVGSTSTMQPMNQYPFIYNDSTHDMPYGFL